The Candidatus Neomarinimicrobiota bacterium DNA window ACCTGCCGGATACGCTGTCTATCCTACTCTCAGTAGGTCGCCGGACCTGCAGTCTCGCGTCAGGGTGATCGCCCTGAGGGCTTTTGCTATCCCGTCACATTGCGCGTATATTTGACCCGACCACGGCGTCAATTCATGTCAGAACAATCCGGACTGTACACCTTAACTGCCGAGCCCAAGCGCTTCCAGGGGTACGGAGCGGCGAAGCAGTGTATTGCCGGCAGGTGGCGGTCTGGACCCGCCGGCCCAAACTTCCCGCTAACTGATATTTTAATGGACCGAACTAAACTCACGAACAAAATGAGGTCAAGATGAAACACCAGCATAATCTGATAATGATGCTCGGGTATCTGATGGCTTTCGGCGGATTTACTGCCAACGTGCGAGCTCAATCTGCAGAGCAGAAGCCTGTAAAACATCTCGTGTCTACGTATCACGTTGCGCCTGGCCAGCATCTGCAATTTCTCAAATGGTTCGCTCAGCAGGAGGCTGTCGACAAAGAAGCCGGCGCTCCCGCGACGCAATGGTTTGCCCACCAGGACGGTGCGAGTTGGGATTACATCGTTATCGCCGTGCAGCCTGAAGCGGCAGAGCAGGAGAAAATTGGAAAAAAGTTTGATAAACTGGCAAAGAAAAAGGGCATGGCCACCGGCATGCGCGCTTCGTTGGAGTTTCGCCAGTTCATCAGTTCGCACACGGACACCTATGTCCTGGGCCCGTTCACGGCAGAAGAGTTGGTACAGGAGGCCGAAAAACGCGATTGATTTCATTGGGGAGAGGAAAGCAAGCACGAGCAAGATTCGGTGGTGAATACCAATGATGGTCTAACATGGTATTGAGCGGGCCGGACCCCTACAAGGGGCGGATTACGAGGATAAACCAACTTCGGCCACTAGGTTCTTTGTTGCGTGGTGGTCTTTTCGGACTCACCTTAATGCTGTTTTACGGCTGCACACATGAAGTGGACCCACTCCGGCGTGAGCTGCAAGTCAATCGTGAGCTCTGGGATAGCCACAGCATCCTCGCTTACAAATACGACTTCCAACGCATTTGTTTCTGTCCCCAGGAGATCACTGCACCCGTAATTATCCAAGTGCAAAACAAGCGTATCGTAGCCGTATCTGAGGTTACCACCGATGAGCCGGTGGACGCTGCTCGCTGGGAATACTATTTGACGGTTGAAGAGCTGTTTGATGAAATCGACGCAGCCATTGATCAAGAGGCATATGAGATTGTCGTTGACTATGACTCTGAGTTAGGATACCCGTCAAGCGTCGAGCTTGATGCCGATAAATATACCATCGATGAGGAAGTAGGCTTTAGGGTTGAGCTCATCGACTTTGACGCTACGAGGTAGTCGGTTTGATCAGGTGCCACTGAACGTCTCGCTGGAGCGGACCCGGCCTCGGCACTCCGCGAATTCGCGTATTGACCAGCCGGGCCGCTCAGCTCACAGCCGTTCTGCGGCCTGGCAGTCCAAACACGCCTCTCGTACTTCCATGTATCCTAGTTTTATGGCTTTGTCTTTGACGACGTCTGCGGTATCAGGAGTCGGCGCCCTCGATAATGGAATAGGTCACTCGGGATGGGGACATTGAAGAGATACAACCTGATTTGCGGGGCGCATAACGGGCTTGAGCTGCTCCTTATTGTCCTGATAGTTCTGACGAGATACGGCATCGCTAGGCCCACACGGATTCTGCAAGTTGTTGGCTCTTCAATCTTCGCATTTGGGCTGTTCCTGCTAATCTACTCGGGTGTCTATCTGTGGCGTGCAACCCGAAGCAAGGCTCAAACCGGGGTGGAGGCTTTGGCGACAGACGGGCCATATAGAATAGTCCGGCATCCATATTATCTCGGCGACATCATACTGATCATGGGGCTTGCTATTGGTCTCACGAGTGTCTGGGGCATAGTCGGAACGCTCTTCCTACTGATTCCGTCAGCGATCTATGTCGCGAGGCTGGAGGATGCAGCTCTGGCGGAGAAGTTCGGGGAGGATTGGAGGAGCTATGCAGACCGAACCTACTTCATGTTTCCGCCCGTCTATTAGGAGTTAGGAGGCCGCATAACCACTCGCTGGAGCGGATCGGGCCAAGCGAGCGATGAATAGGTGCGTTTATTTGCCGGGCCGCTCAGCTCGCAATCGTCAGACGCACTTGAACGACGGCGGTGGTTATACAGTGAAACGCCCGGGATTGGTCACCTCAGACTACACCAAGTCCATCAAGATGGTGCTTCTGAAGTAGCAAGAAATCAAAACAAAAGTCATATTCCCGGATACGGGCCGATTACGGCTTTGGGTTTCTCGACCAGCTGTCACCTTATTTTCATTCTGAGAACAGTGGTTCGATTCCCATACGGGCTACAACCAAATTTGTCCATGGGAACCACTGAATCTTGTCGTTGGCCGGCGACTTTCCAGCCATCACCTTATCGCGCAAACTCCCGCAAAGAACCCCACCCACAGCCGGATACGGAACCGGATACGGCGCTGGGCCCCTGGTTCAGTTAAGCACACGCCTTGACTTCCGGGCGCAACTGCTTTATCATTGATCGAAATCCTATTTGCGCGTCTCTTAAGTATTAACGCACCAATCAAGCCCGTTCTGGGCATGAAATGAGGGCAAGGGAACTGGATGAAATGCTTGATCCTCGCCGCCGGGAAGGGCAGCCGACTTTCGCGGAGGGGTAACTCCAAGCCCCTTATCCCCCTGCTGGGGGTACCGCTCATCGAGCGGGTCATCCGCTCCGCTATCCAGGCGGGCATCGAGGAGTTTTACGCGGTCAGCGGTTACAACGGTGAGCAGGTGCGCCCGTTTCTGGACGGGCTGGCCGCTCGTTGCGGCATTACCGTTACTCACATTAATAACGATGACTTTGAGCAGGGTAACGGAGTATCAGTGCTCAAAGCCAAGGAGTACCTGAGCGAGCCTTTCCTCCTGTTGATGGCGGATCATCTTTTCGATCCCGGAATTCTGCGGGAACTGATGCAGCAATCTCAGGACCCGGGCACCGTCACTCTCGCCATTGACATCAATATGGCCAATAAGCTCGTCGATATGAATGATGTCACCCGGGTGCGGCACGAGGACGGCAAACTCGTGGCTATCGGCAAAGGTCTGGCGGATTTCAACGGTTTTGATACCGGCATCTTCTTGTGTACCCCGGCCCTGTTCGAAGCGTTGGAGCGCAGTGCAACGGATCAGGGCGATACCAGCCTGTCCGGCGGTGTGCGTCGCCTGGCTGGCGCAGGCCGGGTCAACGTCATGGACATTGCTGGCCGGTTCTGGCTGGATGTGGATGATCCCAAAACACTGGCCCAAGGGGAGCGCGTTCTGCTGACCCAATTACGTCATAAACCTAATGACGGCCCGGTGTCCAGGTATTTGAACCGGCCCATATCGGTGCGCATTTCCCGTATCCTGTGCCGGTTCCCCATCACGCCCAACCAGATATCGCTGCTGTCGTTTTCCGGTTCAATACTTGCTGCGGTGCTGTTCGCGCTGGGCGGCTACCCAGCCCTGGCGGCCGGTGGGGTTCTCGCTCAGTTTGCCTCCATTATCGATGGATGCGATGGTGAGGTGGCGCGGATCAAGTTCCAGGAAAGCGACTACGGACGCTGGTTCGATGCCGTACTCGATCGCTATGCCGATGCGTTTCTATTGTTCGGACTGACCTGGCACGCCTTTGCCGGCGGCGCCGGTTCGCTGGTCCTGTTCGCCGGTTTTCTGGCGATCATCGGCTCATTCATGCTGAGCTATACTGCTGATAAGTATGACCGCCTTATGCAGCGCAACTTCGCCAGCGGCAAAAGCTGGCGTATAGGCCGCGATATCCGGGTGTTCCTCATTTTCCTGGGCGCCTTGCTCAACCAGCCTTTTGCGATACTGTTGCTTATTGCCGCCCTGATGAATGTGGAGACTGTCCGTCGTGTGTGGGTGAGCCGTGACCGGGGATAGCATCGTAAACACGAAGCAACGGATCAGGGTACTGATCGCGGGTTCCAAAGTACCGGAGGACCCGCGCCATGCCGAAAATACGTTGCAATGGTTGCTCAAGCTCGAACCTGATGCCGATGAGGCGTTACAGATTGCCGCACTGGGGCATGACATCGACCGGGCTGTGGAAGACCGTAAAGTCCAGCGCGCCGACTATGCGGATTACAACGCTTTCAAAGCTGCCCACGCCCGGAATAGTGCCGTCATTCTCAAGGAAATCATGGCGGAGTGCGGGGTTGCAAGCGACATAACGGCAGAAGTATATCGGCTTGTTTGCCTGCATGAAGTTGGTGGCGACCCGCGGGCCGACCGCCTCAAGGACGCCGACGCGATCTCTTATTTCGATGTGAATCTGCCCCTTTACTACGCCCGCACTGGGCGGGAAGAAACCCTGCGGCGCTGCGTCTGGGGTTATCAGCGCCTTTCGGCGCAAATGAGGACCGTCGTAGAAAACATGTCCTACGAGGATCGAGCCTTGAATGCTCTCCTCAGGCAGGCCGTACGGGAAGCTACGGCGGCTTGATACCGGCAATACGATCAAGCGTGGCGGTAGGAATGAGCAGGGTTAGTTACAGATTCATACTCCTGACGCTTCTGCTGACGACGCTATTGTGTTGCGAATCCCCGGTTACCCGCTCGGGCTACACGGAGGAGGAGATCGACTACTTTCTGGAGATTGCCTTGGGCACGGAATACGGCGACGTCCAACCGGTCATCAGGAAGTGGCGGCAGGACCTGAAGATCAAATTGATGGGGACGCCCAGCGATACGGACATGAAGACTCTGGACGATGTGCTCAAAGAGCTTAACGGCATCATTGACGGGGTCAGCCTGAGGGAAGTGGAGGAGCAGCCCAACGTGGAGATTCACTTTCTCCCCGAAGAAGAGTTCAGCCAGATCGAGCCGAACTATGTACCCCTGAACTACGGCTTCTTTTGGGTGCAGTGGAATGGCGACGGCGAGCTGAC harbors:
- a CDS encoding NTP transferase domain-containing protein — encoded protein: MKCLILAAGKGSRLSRRGNSKPLIPLLGVPLIERVIRSAIQAGIEEFYAVSGYNGEQVRPFLDGLAARCGITVTHINNDDFEQGNGVSVLKAKEYLSEPFLLLMADHLFDPGILRELMQQSQDPGTVTLAIDINMANKLVDMNDVTRVRHEDGKLVAIGKGLADFNGFDTGIFLCTPALFEALERSATDQGDTSLSGGVRRLAGAGRVNVMDIAGRFWLDVDDPKTLAQGERVLLTQLRHKPNDGPVSRYLNRPISVRISRILCRFPITPNQISLLSFSGSILAAVLFALGGYPALAAGGVLAQFASIIDGCDGEVARIKFQESDYGRWFDAVLDRYADAFLLFGLTWHAFAGGAGSLVLFAGFLAIIGSFMLSYTADKYDRLMQRNFASGKSWRIGRDIRVFLIFLGALLNQPFAILLLIAALMNVETVRRVWVSRDRG
- a CDS encoding isoprenylcysteine carboxylmethyltransferase family protein yields the protein MGTLKRYNLICGAHNGLELLLIVLIVLTRYGIARPTRILQVVGSSIFAFGLFLLIYSGVYLWRATRSKAQTGVEALATDGPYRIVRHPYYLGDIILIMGLAIGLTSVWGIVGTLFLLIPSAIYVARLEDAALAEKFGEDWRSYADRTYFMFPPVY
- a CDS encoding DUF4202 family protein — its product is MTGDSIVNTKQRIRVLIAGSKVPEDPRHAENTLQWLLKLEPDADEALQIAALGHDIDRAVEDRKVQRADYADYNAFKAAHARNSAVILKEIMAECGVASDITAEVYRLVCLHEVGGDPRADRLKDADAISYFDVNLPLYYARTGREETLRRCVWGYQRLSAQMRTVVENMSYEDRALNALLRQAVREATAA
- a CDS encoding DUF2927 domain-containing protein, whose translation is MSRVSYRFILLTLLLTTLLCCESPVTRSGYTEEEIDYFLEIALGTEYGDVQPVIRKWRQDLKIKLMGTPSDTDMKTLDDVLKELNGIIDGVSLREVEEQPNVEIHFLPEEEFSQIEPNYVPLNYGFFWVQWNGDGELTFTRILIATDELITQTVRSHLLREELTQSLGLMRDSNRYRDSIFYQGFTNTTSYSEIDKVVIEILYLDEIRTNMTEAEVRQVLSG